One Salvia splendens isolate huo1 chromosome 22, SspV2, whole genome shotgun sequence DNA segment encodes these proteins:
- the LOC121786316 gene encoding protein MRG1-like, producing MVSSSKGGSASDADNSSGDAPESQSNSLFSEGEKVLAYHGPRIYEAKVQKTEFRKNEWRYFLHYLGWNKNWDEWVGMDRLMKYTEENIVKQQALDKKAGVDKNSKSGRSAQAKPKSSADAKVDKEEAKTTATKGKKRKADSGIEDNPATEKLIKIQIPPSFKKRLVEDWEFITQQNKLVKLPRSPNVDDILTKYLEHRSKKDGMMTDVVGEILNGLRCYFDKALPTILLYKKERPQYREAVSDNTSPSTIYGAEHLLRLFVKLPELLAYVKIDEETLIRLQQRLLEFLKFLQNNESTFFLSAYDGPKITEGGSKGKDS from the exons ATGGTGAGTAGTTCCAAGGGAGGATCGGCCAGCGACGCCGATAATTCTTCTGGCGACGCGCCCGAATCTCAGTCCAACAGCCTATTCTCCGAGGGCGAGAAGGTTCTCGCCTACCACGGCCCCCGCATCTACGAAGCCAAA GTTCAAAAAACAGAGTTCCGGAAGAATGAGTGGAGATATTTTCTCCATTACCTT GGTTGGAATAAAAA TTGGGATGAATGGGTGGGCATGGATCGGCTGATGAAATACACCGAAGAGAATATCGTGAAGCAACAGGCCCTTGATAAGAAAGCTGGAGTGGACAAGAATTCTAAATCAGGACGTTCGGCTCAAGCAAAACCAAAAAGTTCAGCTG ATGCTAAAGTGGATAAAGAGGAGGCAAAAACCACAG CTACAAAGGGGAAAAAGCGAAAGGCTGATTCAGGGATTGAG GACAACCCTGCAACAGAAAAACTCATCAAAATCCAAATCCCTCCCAGTTTCAAGAAGCGATTAGTTGAAGATTGGGAGTTTATTACTCAGCAGAACAAG CTTGTGAAGCTCCCCAGATCACCAAATGTTGACGATATATTGACAAAATATCTTGAACACAGGTCCAAGAAGGATGGCAT GATGACTGATGTGGTTGGAGAAATTTTGAATGGGTTAAGATGTTATTTTGACAAAGCATTGCCAACTATTCTTTTGTACAAAAAGGAGCGCCCACAGTACCGAGAGGCTGTTTCAGATAATACATCTCCATCAACTATATATGGAGCTGAACATTTGTTGCGCCTATTTG TGAAATTGCCAGAATTGTTGGCTTATGTGAAAATTGATGAGGAGACTTTGATTCGGTTGCAGCAGAGATTGCTCGAATTTCTCAA GTTTCTGCAAAATAACGAGAGCACTTTCTTCCTCTCCGCATATGATGGTCCTAAAATTACTGAAGGAGGTAGCAAGGGGAAGGATAGCTGA
- the LOC121787675 gene encoding protein TRIGALACTOSYLDIACYLGLYCEROL 2, chloroplastic-like, with product METNSLLLRYFSAKPNSEYVALSSLPCLTTPLRNRQRKILTIRANSSSADADHNLQSESKSLLSLALDVPRAIWKQTLRPLSDFGFGGKSVWEGGVGLFLISGAFLLAFSLAWLRGFQLRSKFNKYLAVFEFDQASGICTGTPVRIRGVNVGNVVRVNPSLRNIEAIVEIEDDKVIIPRNSVVEVNQSGLLMETLIDITPQDPIPVPSVGPLHAGCVKEGLIVCDRQKLKGRQGVSLDALVGIFTRIGREVEGIGVANTYSLAEQIAAVVEEARPLLTKIQALAEDVEPLLAEVHDSGLLKEAKNLTKSLTRASEDLRKVQSSILTPENTELIQKSIYTLIFTLKNIENISSDILGFTGDEATRKNLKLLIKSLSRLL from the exons ATGGAAACGAATTCCTTGCTTCTGAGATATTTTTCTGCGAAACCTAATTCAGAGTATGTTGCATTGAGCTCGTTGCCCTGTCTGACTACTCCTCTTAGAAATAGGCAGAGGAAAATTCTTACTATCAGAGCCAATTCATCATCTGCTGATGCGGATCATAATCTTCAGAGTGAATCGAAGAGCCTCCTTTCGCTGGCTCTGGATGTTCCTAGGGCAATTTGGAAGCAAACTCTGAGGCCTTTGAGTGATTTCGGTTTTGGGGGGAAAAGTGTGTGGGAGGGTGGAGTTGGCTTGTTCCTCATTTCCGGGGCGTTTTTGTTGGCATTTAGCTTGGCTTGGTTGAGGGGGTTTCAGTTGAGATCAAAGTTTAACAAGTACTTGGCTGTTTTCGAGTTCGATCAGGCTTCCGGCATTTGTACCGGAACGCCTGTGAGGATTAGAGGGGTTAATGTTGGCAATGTGGTTCGTGTGAACCCCTCGTTGAGGAATATCGAGGCTATAGTTGAG attgaagatgataaagtaataATACCAAGGAACTCGGTGGTTGAAGTCAATCAATCCGGTCTTCTTATGGAAACACTCATTGATATCACACCACAAGACCCCATTCCGGTGCCATCGGTTGGGCCTCTTCATGCTGGTTGTGTCAAAGAGGGTCTAATTGTGTGCGACAGGCAAAAGTTGAAGGGGCGCCAGGGGGTGAGCTTGGATGCATTGGTTGGAATATTTACTCGCATTGGGCGTGAAGTTGAAGGGATAGGTGTGGCAAATACCTATTCCTTGGCTGAGCAGATTGCGGCTGTTGTTGAAGAGGCGAGGCCTTTACTTACAAAG ATTCAAGCTCTAGCTGAAGATGTAGAACCTTTACTGGCTGAAGTTCATGATAGTGGTTTGCTGAAAGAAGCCAAGAATTTAACCAAAAGCCTTACACGAGCTTCTGAGGATCTGAG AAAGGTCCAATCATCAATATTAACTCCAGAGAACACAGAACTAATTCAGAAGTCTATCTACACTCTCATTTTCACACTGAAGAACATTGAG AACATAAGCTCTGATATATTGGGATTTACCGGGGATGAAGCCACAAGAAAGAACTTGAAACTGCTAATTAAGTCTCTCAGCCGGCTACTATGA